In Colletotrichum lupini chromosome 6, complete sequence, a single window of DNA contains:
- a CDS encoding multidrug resistance protein 3, with translation MADLEDKSAPPATLAKTDTAVNSRNSELGQVDNGISDKDQIHDGKAKDSKGKKPGSLHFFFRVHWSYSTSLDHALRLIGLIAAIASGILPPLMTVVFGSSVNQFNDYENGSISGQDLYRNMSKNALWLLYLFIGRFFLVYVHSTCFGLVGIRVTRAFRVDFIRSMIRQDVSFIDSCAPGTVASTISNSADMVENGSTEKVGSLIQNMSMFVAAFVVAFTRQWKLTLVTATSLPILFIGFKITFGLDAKIEAKILEIYNRAGGLVEEALGSTRIVTAYNASAKLSRKYDDYLAGAQKLGFRKGPVIGVQWSVEFFTIYCAYSLAWFYGVKLLNSGEIGGGGQIISVLLAVLLGTNAASNVAPGFGDFAKASAAAQGMFEVVDHKSEIDPLADTGERPDKCEGLVELRNISFAYPSRPSVQVLRDASLIFEAGKVTALVGASGSGKSTIVALVERWFNPTSGSIHLDGHDIADLDLRWLRGRIGLVQQEPVLFSDTIYNNVVHGLYGTPKNDLPEPEKRELVRQACIQAFADEFIQELPQKYDTKVGERGALLSGGQKQRIAIARSVISNPQILLLDEATSALDPTAERKVQASLDNVSKQRATIMIAHKLSTVQKADKIVVLSRGEVVEQGTHQQLLDLRGAYHELVNAQTLHTGEAAAAQAGIETYEPSEVPYREDSSVDSADDKPVVLSKSASRQSYSAAEPVEIEHETKDEDADVSRKLSIAECLKIIIWKEHWHIWPVWLFGILSSAAGGGLFPAQAVLFGSSLPTLQLLPGNYLVERGNFWALMYFVFSLGVFVCYLGVGFFWTIASFHTTRFYRRGYFDAMLRQDVSFFDTAGHGASEMTSRLSLHPQRLQNLLSTNLALIIVIFVDIVSCFVLAVAMGWRLGLVVIAGGMPTLFGAGFFRLRLEMANEDRLTQTYLESARFASEAVGAIRTVSSLTLEDKVLVGLEVQFDRGIQPTAQGLIRGPISDYHSQPNLQLEPPFYNYYADIYIV, from the exons ATGGCAGACCTCGAAGACAAGTCGGCCCCCCCTGCCACGCTCGCCAAGACAGACACCGCCGTCAACTCCAGAAACAGCGAACTAGGCCAAGTCGACAACGGGATAAGCGACAAGGACCAAATTCACGATGGCAAAGCAAAAGACAGTAAAGGGAAGAAGCCCGGGTCGCTCCACTTCTTCTTCCGCGTGCACTGGTCTTACTCTACATCGCTGGATCACGCCCTCCGGCTCATCGGCCTAATTGCTGCTATCGCCTCCGGTATCCTACCTCCACTGATGACAGTGGTGTTTGGCTCCTCTGTGAATCAGTTCAATGATTATGAAAATGGCAGTATTTCGGGACAGGACCTCTACCGCAACATGTCCAAGAACGCCCTTTGGCTGCTCTATCTCTTCATCGGCCGCTTCTTTCTCGTCTACGTGCACTCCACGTGCTTCGGTCTTGTGGGCATTCGTGTGACTAGGGCGTTTCGCGTCGACTTCATCCGGTCGATGATCCGACAGGATGTTTCCTTCATCGACTCCTGTGCGCCTGGCACCGTCGCGTCCACCATCTCAAACAGCGCTGACATGGTGGAAAACGGCAGCACCGAGAAGGTCGGCAGCCTAATCCAGAACATGTCCATGTTCGTTGCCGCTTTTGTAGTAGCCTTCACGCGGCAGTGGAAGCTTACCCTTGTCACGGCTACTTCGCTGCCCATTCTCTTCATCGGGTTCAAAATCACTTTTGGCCTCG ACGCCAAGATTGAGGCAAAGATCCTAGAGATATATAACCGCGCCGGTGGCCTGGTTGAGGAGGCTCTGGGTTCAACCCGCATCGTGACGGCTTACAATGCCAGTGCGAAGCTGAGCCGCAAGTACGACGACTACCTGGCAGGGGCGCAGAAGCTTGGCTTCCGCAAGGGTCCCGTCATCGGCGTCCAGTGGAGTGTGGAGTTCTTCACGATCTACTGTGCGTACTCCCTTGCCTGGTTCTATGGTGTAAAGCTGCTCAACAGCGGCGAGATCGGGGGCGGTGGGCAAATCATCTCAGTGCTGCTCGCGGTCCTTTTGGGTACAAACGCTGCCTCCAACGTGGCCCCAGGGTTCGGTGACTTTGCCAAGGCTTCAGCTGCCGCTCAGGGCATGTTTGAGGTGGTTGATCACAAGTCCGAGATCGATCCCTTGGCCGACACCGGTGAGCGGCCTGACAAGTGTGAAGGCCTGGTCGAGCTACGCAACATCAGCTTTGCCTATCCGTCAAGGCCCTCTGTTCAAGTCTTGCGTGACGCCAGCCTAATCTTTGAGGCTGGAAAGGTCACGGCATTGGTGGGTGCGTCTGGTTCTGGAAAGAGTACGATTGTTGCACTGGTCGAACGGTGGTTCAACCCAACTAGCGGATCTATCCACTTGGACGGCCATGACATTGCTGACCTTGACCTTCGATGGTTGCGTGGGAGGATCGGCCTTGTTCAGCAAGAACCAGTCCTTTTCAGCGACACGATCTACAACAATGTAGTCCATGGACTATACGGAACTCCCAAGAACGATCTCCCCGAGCCCGAGAAGAGAGAACTTGTCCGACAAGCGTGCATCCAGGCGTTTGCGGACGAGTTTATTCAGGAGCTGCCGCAAAAGTATGACACCAAGGTTGGAGAACGCGGCGCTTTGTTGAGTGGAGGGCAAAAGCAGCGTATTGCCATTGCCCGGAGTGTCATCTCCAACCCGCAGATCCTCCTGCTCGACGAAGCTACATCAGCCCTGGATCCTACGGCAGAGAGAAAAGTACAAGCTTCTCTTGACAATGTCTCTAAGCAGCGGGCTACAATCATGATTGCGCACAAACTTTCAACGGTCCAGAAGGCCGACAAGATCGTTGTACTGAGCCGGGGCGAGGTTGTTGAGCAGGGTACCCATCAGCAGCTACTTGATCTAAGGGGGGCGTACCACGAGCTTGTCAATGCTCAGACACTCCATACAGGCGAGGCGGCAGCTGCACAAGCGGGTATAGAGACATACGAGCCCTCGGAAGTTCCATACCGGGAAGATAGCTCAGTCGACAGTGCAGATGACAAACCGGTGGTCTTGTCGAAGTCTGCAAGCAGGCAATCTTATTCTGCCGCAGAACCAGTCGAGATTGAACACGAAACCAAGGACGAAGACGCAGATGTTTCTCGCAAGCTTTCCATCGCGGAGTGCCTCAAAATTATCATCTGGAAGGAGCACTGGCACATCTGGCCAGTCTGGCTCTTTGGCATCCTATCCTCGGCAGCTGGTGGTGGCCTATTCCCCGCGCAGGCAGTCCTTTTCGGATCCAGTCTCCCGACTTTGCAGCTTCTTCCCGGCAACTACTTGGTAGAGCGCGGTAACTTTTGGGCATTGATGTACTTCGTTTTCAGCCTAGGTGTCTTTGTGTGCTACCTTGGCGTCGGGTTCTTCTGGACTATAGCATCGTTCCACACCACGCGCTTCTACCGCCGGGGATATTTCGACGCAATGTTGCGGCAGGATGTTTCTTTCTTTGACACCGCGGGCCACGGTGCGTCCGAGATGACTAGCCGACTCTCCCTGCATCCTCAGCGGCTTCAAAACTTGCTGTCCACCAACCTCGCTCTTATTATCGTCATATTTGTTGACATAGTCTCGTGTTTTGTTCTGGCAGTCGCCATGGGATGGCGTCTGGGTCTGGTCGTCATTGCAGGCGGCATGCCGACACTTTTCGGTGCCGGTTTCTTCCGCCTGCGACTCGAAATGGCCAACGAGGACCGCCTGACCCAGACGTACCTGGAAAGCGCTCGTTTTGCATCCGAGGCTGTCGGCGCCATTCGTACCGTCTCTAGCTTGACATTGGAAGACAAGGTtcttgtcggattggaagtccaattcgaccgcggcatacagccgactgcgcaggggctaattaggggccctatttccgattatcatagccagcccaacctacagttagaacctcctttttacaactactacgcagatatttatatagtttaa
- a CDS encoding trichodiene oxygenase: MSNIEVLINTLATDAAVIEEPNGTVSSVAGIFPKADFLWSLINLGETNCGDLARRLFFIWTGYVVVRCIYNLYFHPLSKIPGPWLAAMTPLCDFWYDAVKNGNYLWEIQKMHEKYGKTDPFHYSYQQTSSGGLLHRLLIVIDIGPIVRINPNEVHIDDPEYYQNVYVGGTHRINKDSSTVAGFGVPVSVAATVNHAQHRSRRGYMNPYFAKRSIVSMEPQIHERITAMLNRLDGARKDGTKISLDLAFSAMTADIITQRFFGYHYDYLSIPSLVSPIREAFKGVSEIFHWTRFVPWAIRYLKKLPIPVIRLILPPVAELLVLQEDIKINIKNKLASENNSPQSKSIIIEALGDSHVPAQERTMERLVDEGQVIIFAGTETSSRSLAVGMFYLLANKSLVNRALAELSRVDHIPDEELTMKDLETLPFMTGIVKEAIRLSYGPITRLPRVFTHETLQYKDHAIPPGTPVSQSTYFVHTNPKCFVDPFTFNPDRWVEAAKAGFPLERYLTSFTKGSRQCLGIGLAHAELYLTFTRVLRNFDMDLVNTSIADVQVHNVLIIGQPKLEKDKGEGQGEVEVMVTRKLRP, encoded by the exons ATGTCCAACATAGAGGTTTTGATCAACACTCTGGCCACTGATGCTGCTGTCATCGAGGAGCCTAACGGCACAGTTTCCTCGGTGGCAGGCATCTTCCCAAAGGCAGATTTTCTTTGGTCATTGATCAATTTAGGCGAGACTAATTGTGGCGACTTGGCTCGTCGCCTGTTTTTTATTTGGACAGGCTACGTTGTTGTACGATGTATTTACAACCTCTACTTCCATCCTCTTTCTAAGATCCCCGGTCCATGGCTAGCTGCTATGACGCCGCTCTGCGACTTTTGGTACGATGCCGTAAAGAACGGCAACTACCTTTGGGAGATCCAGAAGATGCATGAGAAATACGGTAAGACCGATCCATTTCACTACTCTTACCAGCAGACGTCATCGGGCGGTCTCTTGCACAGATTGCTGATTGTTATTGATATAGGCCCAATTGTTCGCATCAACCCCAACGAAGTTCACATTGATGACCCAGAATACTATCAAAACGTTTATGTCGGCGGCACTCATCGCATCAACAAGGACTCGTCTACCGTAGCCGGTTTTGGTGTCCCTGTATCCGTAGCAGCCACCGTGAACCACGCCCAGCACCGTTCACGCCGCGGCTATATGAACCCCTACTTCGCAAAGCGGTCCATCGTTTCTATGGAGCCCCAGATTCATGAACGTATCACGGCCATGCTCAACCGCCTCGATGGTGCTCGCAAGGACGGCACCAAAATCTCGCTGGACCTCGCGTTTTCCGCCATGACGGCAGACATTATCACCCAACGCTTCTTTGGCTACCACTACGACTACCTCAGCATCCCCAGCCTGGTTTCGCCCATTCGTGAGGCCTTCAAGGGTGTTTCGGAAATCTTTCACTGGACTCGCTTCGTGCCGTGGGCCATTAGATACCTCAAGAAGCTGCCCATCCCAGTTATCCGTCTCATTCTACCACCCGTCGCGGAACTCCTGGTTCTACAAGAAGACATTAAAATCAACATCAAGAACAAGCTCGCTAGCGAGAACAATAGTCCTCAGTCCAAGTCAATCATAATTGAGGCCCTCGGCGACTCGCACGTCCCTGCACAGGAACGCACCATGGAGCGTCTTGTAGATGAAGGGCAGGTCATTATATTCGCTGGAACAGAGACATCATCAAGATCGCTTGCTGTGGGCATGTTTTACCTGCTCGCCAACAAATCTCTTGTCAACAGAGCCCTCGCTGAGCTCTCCAGAGTGGACCACATTCCCGACGAAGAGCTCACAATGAAGGATCTCGAGACACTGCCCTTCATG ACTGGCATTGTGAAAGAAGCTATCCGCCTCTCTTACGGACCCATCACCCGTCTTCCAAGGGTCTTCACCCACGAGACGCTACAGTACAAGGACCATGCCATTCCTCCTGGT ACGCCTGTAAGTCAGTCGACGTATTTTGTGCACACTAATCCCAAGTGCTTCGTGGACCCCTTCACCTTCAACCCAGACCGCTGGGTAGAGGCAGCCAAGGCAGGGTTTCCTCTGGAGAGGTACCTCACGAGTTTCACCAAGGGGTCCCGTCAGTGCCTCGGCATCGG CTTAGCTCACGCCGAGCTATATCTGACATTTACCCGCGTTCTTCGTAACTTCGATATGGATTTGGTGAACACTTCGATTGCAGACGTTCAGGTCCATAACGTCTTGATCATTGGGCAACCCAAGCTCGAGAAGGATAAGGGCGAAGGACAGGGTGAAGTCGAGGTGATGGTTACACGCAAGCTAAGGCCCTAA